One Ruficoccus amylovorans genomic window carries:
- a CDS encoding MGH1-like glycoside hydrolase domain-containing protein: MPNNPERQRLDEAHDREKNWKRWGPYLSERQWGTVREDYSADGEAWDYFTHDQARSRAYRWGEDGLLGITDRECRLCFALALWNEKDPILKERLFGLTGKEGNHGEDCKELYYYLDSSPTHSYFKSLYKYPQAAYPYEHLLAENARRGRNQPEFELLDTGVFESDRYFDVFAEYAKAAPNDLLIKITVVNRGPDAAPLHLLPTLWFRNTWSWGCSHEGCTPKPRIAQSGPRCAEAHHDELESFILETEEEPADWLFTENESNNEKLFGSSNASPFTKDAFHHLLCAGETDAVNPDAHGTKAAPHFRLTLKAGETRTLRLRLSLKDKRPPKPFGPEFERAFKTRIRETDEYYRAIIGEDGLHPHEEQVIRQAYAGLLHSKQFYHYVVKDWLDGDPGEPPPPESRQHGRNAEWTNIFCRDVISMPDKWEYPWFAAWDLAFHMIPFDKIDPDFAKKQLILMLREWYMHPNGQIPAYEWNFSDVNPPVHAWAVWRVYKMTGRRGARDLDFLAQCFHKLLINFTWWVNRKDPHGKNLFAGGFLGLDNIGAFDRSKPLPDGYHLEQADGTAWMAFFCSTMLSISLELAANDPAYEGVASKFFEHFVAIAEAMNTLGGTGLWNEQDGFYYDMLQADGTTIPMAIRSMVGLLPICAAEVLQVNTIEKLPRFKKRLQWFLTHNEVFSKEMSCLEFEGGRHEDPKLMLAIPSRPRLERVLRYLFDENEFLSPYGLRSLSKVHRDNPFRLNYHEKDFSVSYQPAESDSALFGGNSNWRGPIWFPVNYLLIEALEKYHHYYGDDLKVELPTGSGNWVNLQQAAAELSRRLCAIFLPDKHGDRPVHRLHAGQYRDKHFRDLVLFNEYFDGDNGRGVGASHQTGWTGLVAKLLEDKCRHKRADAQPQP; encoded by the coding sequence ATGCCGAATAATCCCGAAAGACAGCGCCTCGACGAAGCCCACGACCGCGAAAAGAACTGGAAGCGCTGGGGCCCGTACCTCTCCGAGCGCCAATGGGGCACCGTGCGCGAGGACTACTCCGCCGACGGCGAAGCCTGGGACTACTTCACGCACGACCAGGCGCGCAGCCGCGCCTACCGCTGGGGCGAGGACGGCCTGCTCGGCATCACCGACCGCGAATGCCGCCTGTGCTTCGCACTCGCGCTGTGGAATGAGAAAGACCCCATCCTCAAAGAGCGACTTTTCGGGCTCACTGGTAAGGAGGGCAACCACGGCGAGGACTGTAAGGAGCTTTACTACTACCTGGATTCCAGCCCCACCCACAGCTATTTTAAAAGCCTCTACAAGTACCCGCAAGCCGCCTACCCCTACGAGCACCTGCTGGCCGAGAACGCCCGCCGGGGCCGCAACCAGCCCGAGTTCGAGTTGCTCGACACGGGCGTTTTCGAGAGCGACCGCTACTTTGACGTTTTCGCCGAGTACGCCAAGGCCGCCCCGAATGACCTTTTGATCAAAATCACCGTGGTCAATCGCGGCCCGGACGCCGCTCCGCTCCACCTGTTGCCAACCCTGTGGTTCCGTAATACCTGGAGCTGGGGTTGCTCGCACGAGGGCTGCACGCCCAAGCCCCGCATCGCGCAGTCCGGCCCCCGCTGTGCCGAGGCCCACCACGACGAGTTAGAGTCCTTCATTCTGGAAACCGAGGAAGAGCCGGCTGACTGGCTCTTTACCGAAAACGAGTCTAACAACGAAAAGCTCTTCGGCTCGTCCAACGCCAGCCCCTTCACCAAGGACGCCTTCCACCACCTGCTGTGCGCGGGCGAGACCGACGCCGTCAACCCCGACGCCCACGGCACCAAGGCCGCCCCGCACTTCCGGCTCACGCTCAAGGCCGGGGAAACCCGCACCCTGCGCCTGCGCCTCAGCCTGAAAGACAAGCGTCCGCCCAAGCCCTTCGGACCGGAGTTCGAGCGGGCCTTCAAGACCCGCATCCGCGAGACCGACGAGTATTACCGCGCCATCATCGGCGAGGACGGCCTGCACCCGCACGAGGAGCAGGTCATCCGGCAGGCCTACGCCGGGCTGTTGCACAGCAAGCAGTTTTACCACTATGTGGTCAAGGACTGGCTCGACGGCGACCCCGGCGAGCCCCCGCCCCCGGAGTCGCGGCAACACGGGCGCAACGCCGAGTGGACAAACATCTTTTGCCGCGACGTCATCTCCATGCCCGACAAGTGGGAGTACCCGTGGTTCGCGGCCTGGGACCTGGCCTTCCACATGATCCCGTTCGACAAGATCGACCCGGACTTCGCCAAGAAGCAGCTCATCCTCATGCTACGCGAGTGGTACATGCACCCCAACGGCCAGATTCCCGCCTACGAGTGGAACTTTTCCGACGTGAACCCGCCCGTCCACGCCTGGGCCGTCTGGCGCGTTTACAAGATGACGGGCCGCCGCGGCGCGCGCGACCTGGACTTCCTCGCCCAGTGCTTTCACAAGCTGCTCATCAACTTCACCTGGTGGGTCAACCGCAAGGACCCGCACGGCAAAAATCTCTTCGCCGGGGGCTTCCTCGGGCTGGATAATATCGGGGCCTTCGACCGCTCCAAGCCCCTGCCCGACGGCTACCACCTGGAGCAGGCCGACGGCACCGCGTGGATGGCTTTCTTCTGCTCGACCATGCTCTCGATCTCCCTCGAACTGGCCGCCAACGACCCGGCCTACGAGGGCGTGGCCTCGAAGTTCTTCGAGCACTTTGTGGCCATCGCCGAGGCCATGAACACCCTCGGCGGCACCGGTCTGTGGAACGAGCAGGACGGCTTCTACTACGACATGCTCCAGGCCGACGGCACCACCATCCCGATGGCCATCCGCTCGATGGTCGGCCTGCTGCCCATCTGCGCGGCCGAAGTGCTCCAGGTCAACACCATCGAAAAGCTCCCCCGCTTCAAGAAGCGCCTGCAATGGTTCCTCACCCACAACGAGGTTTTCTCCAAGGAAATGTCCTGCCTGGAGTTCGAGGGCGGGCGGCACGAGGACCCCAAGCTCATGCTCGCCATCCCCTCGCGCCCGCGCCTGGAGCGGGTGCTGCGCTACCTCTTCGACGAGAACGAGTTTCTCTCCCCCTACGGCCTGCGCTCGCTTTCCAAAGTCCACCGCGACAACCCGTTCCGGCTTAACTACCACGAGAAGGACTTCAGCGTCTCCTACCAACCGGCGGAGTCCGACAGCGCGCTCTTCGGCGGCAACTCCAACTGGCGAGGCCCGATCTGGTTCCCGGTCAACTACCTGCTGATCGAGGCGCTGGAAAAGTACCACCACTACTACGGCGACGACCTCAAGGTCGAGCTGCCCACCGGCTCCGGCAACTGGGTCAACCTCCAACAGGCCGCCGCCGAACTCTCCCGCCGCCTGTGTGCGATCTTCCTGCCCGACAAGCACGGCGACCGGCCCGTCCACCGGCTCCACGCCGGGCAGTACCGTGACAAGCACTTCCGCGACCTGGTGCTTTTCAACGAGTACTTCGACGGCGACAACGGCCGGGGCGTCGGTGCCTCCCACCAGACCGGCTGGACTGGCCTCGTGGCCAAGCTGCTGGAGGATAAGTGCCGCCACAAGCGCGCCGACGCCCAGCCACAGCCCTGA